In one Acetobacter sp. genomic region, the following are encoded:
- a CDS encoding co-chaperone GroES, giving the protein MTKFRPLHDRVVVRRLTGEEKTVGGIIIPDTAKEKPMEGEVVSVGPGARNEQGQIVALDVKAGDRVLFGKWSGTEVKIGGEELLIMKESDIMGVIAG; this is encoded by the coding sequence ATGACGAAATTCCGTCCCCTGCATGATCGTGTAGTGGTCCGTCGCCTCACAGGCGAGGAAAAGACAGTTGGTGGCATCATCATCCCTGACACGGCCAAAGAAAAGCCGATGGAAGGCGAGGTTGTGTCCGTTGGTCCAGGCGCACGCAACGAGCAGGGCCAGATCGTGGCTCTCGATGTGAAGGCTGGTGATCGCGTGCTGTTCGGCAAGTGGTCCGGCACCGAAGTCAAGATTGGTGGCGAAGAACTGCTGATCATGAAGGAAAGCGACATCATGGGCGTGATCGCCGGCTGA
- a CDS encoding MFS transporter, which yields MTASEPTQSPTTGLYGAARFKAMTAVCLAVLLAQIDYAIANIALPDIGADLHSSASDTVWVVNAYQLASLSSLLPLAAAGAWIGYARMCMMGITLFIIASIGCALAPSLPQLTIARAIQGFGAASMLGVVSALIRFIYPVEELGKGVAVNTLIVGVGMALGPTVAGMILAVAHWPWLFWINLPIGALTFVLAASSLPVTPRQKEMPDPIGAVLCIIAVTALGLGGNSVAHSDGTMLACAMLAVGVAAMGSLIRKESGSLQPILPVDLLRGIGFRIAFIVGIIAYIGSNLFMISMPFTLHDHYGWNATSTGLLMTPWAFGLIVSASVTRRIADRIPAGILSSIGLICSMAGFLALRFLPASPTAFDVAWRIGLAGFGFGVFQVPNNRAMLLTAAAGREGGASGMVQVSRQSGQTFGGIGTALILRLVPVNGSLVCLDGAAFCAGIAALLSASRMVSRRK from the coding sequence ATGACAGCCTCAGAGCCCACACAATCCCCGACGACCGGTCTTTACGGCGCAGCCCGCTTCAAGGCGATGACGGCAGTCTGCCTTGCCGTTCTGCTGGCGCAGATCGATTACGCGATCGCCAACATTGCGCTTCCCGACATCGGCGCCGACCTGCACAGCTCCGCCTCCGACACGGTCTGGGTCGTGAACGCCTATCAGCTCGCCAGCCTGTCATCACTGCTGCCTCTGGCCGCCGCCGGAGCCTGGATCGGCTATGCGCGCATGTGCATGATGGGGATCACGCTCTTCATCATCGCTTCTATCGGATGCGCCCTCGCCCCCTCGCTGCCGCAGCTGACCATCGCACGCGCCATTCAGGGCTTTGGCGCAGCCTCCATGCTCGGCGTTGTCTCCGCCCTGATCCGTTTCATCTATCCGGTTGAAGAACTCGGCAAAGGCGTCGCCGTGAACACGCTGATCGTCGGTGTCGGCATGGCCCTCGGGCCAACCGTCGCGGGCATGATTCTCGCCGTCGCACACTGGCCGTGGCTATTCTGGATCAATCTGCCCATTGGTGCGCTGACCTTCGTGCTCGCAGCCTCCTCCCTGCCCGTAACGCCCCGTCAGAAAGAGATGCCGGACCCCATCGGAGCCGTGCTCTGCATCATCGCCGTCACAGCACTGGGACTTGGCGGGAACTCGGTCGCCCACTCCGACGGCACCATGCTGGCCTGCGCCATGCTGGCTGTCGGCGTGGCGGCAATGGGCAGTCTCATCCGCAAGGAATCCGGGAGTCTTCAGCCCATTCTGCCCGTCGACCTTCTCCGTGGCATCGGTTTCAGAATCGCCTTTATCGTGGGGATCATCGCTTATATCGGTTCGAACCTGTTCATGATTTCCATGCCCTTCACGTTGCACGACCATTACGGATGGAACGCAACCTCCACGGGCCTGCTGATGACACCTTGGGCATTCGGACTGATTGTTTCCGCTTCCGTCACCCGTCGTATCGCGGACAGAATTCCAGCCGGTATCCTCTCTTCCATCGGTCTGATCTGCTCGATGGCAGGGTTTCTTGCCCTCCGTTTTCTGCCAGCCTCACCCACGGCTTTCGATGTCGCCTGGCGTATCGGCCTGGCCGGCTTCGGCTTTGGCGTCTTTCAGGTTCCAAACAACCGGGCGATGCTGCTGACGGCCGCCGCCGGGCGTGAAGGCGGCGCGAGCGGCATGGTGCAGGTCTCCCGCCAGAGCGGACAGACCTTTGGCGGCATCGGAACCGCCCTGATCCTGCGGCTTGTGCCGGTGAATGGCAGCCTTGTCTGTCTTGACGGGGCCGCCTTCTGTGCCGGGATAGCGGCCCTGCTCAGCGCGTCACGCATGGTCAGCCGCCGGAAATAA
- the groL gene encoding chaperonin GroEL (60 kDa chaperone family; promotes refolding of misfolded polypeptides especially under stressful conditions; forms two stacked rings of heptamers to form a barrel-shaped 14mer; ends can be capped by GroES; misfolded proteins enter the barrel where they are refolded when GroES binds), whose protein sequence is MAAKDVKFGGEARQRMLRGVDILADAVKVTLGPKGRNVVLDKNFGAPRITKDGVSVAKEIELADKFENMGAQMLREVASKTNDTAGDGTTTATVLAQAIVREGAKAVAAGMNPMDLKRGIDKAVAAVVEELKKNAKKVTSPAETAQVGTISANGEKEIGEMISQAMQKVGSEGVITVEEAKGIQTELDVVEGMQFDRGYISPYFVTNAEKMTADLDSPYILIHEKKLSSLQPILPLLESVVQSGRPLVIIAEDVDGEALATLVVNKLRGGLKIAAVKAPGFGDRRKAMLEDIAILTGGQVISEDLGIKLENVTLPMLGTAKKVHISKENTTIVEGAGNPDDIKGRCNQIRAQVEETTSDYDREKLQERLAKLAGGVAVIRVGGSTEIEVKERKDRVDDALHATRAAVEEGIVPGGGTALARASTALGHLHYHNEDQKVGGEIIRKALQAPLRQIAHNAGEDGAVIAGKVLENSTYTFGFDAQAGEYKDLVEAGIIDPMKVVRTALQDAASVAGLLITTEAMVAERPEKKAPPMPGGGGMGGMGDMDF, encoded by the coding sequence ATGGCTGCCAAGGACGTAAAGTTCGGCGGTGAAGCGCGTCAGCGCATGCTGCGTGGTGTCGACATTCTTGCCGACGCCGTAAAGGTAACACTCGGCCCGAAAGGCCGTAACGTCGTGCTCGACAAGAACTTCGGCGCGCCCCGTATCACCAAGGACGGTGTGTCGGTTGCGAAAGAGATCGAACTTGCTGACAAGTTCGAGAACATGGGTGCGCAGATGCTGCGTGAAGTTGCGTCGAAGACCAACGACACGGCCGGTGACGGCACCACCACGGCGACCGTGCTGGCTCAGGCGATCGTCCGTGAGGGCGCCAAGGCTGTGGCCGCCGGCATGAACCCGATGGATCTGAAGCGCGGCATCGACAAGGCTGTTGCCGCTGTCGTTGAAGAGCTGAAGAAGAACGCCAAGAAAGTGACGTCTCCGGCCGAGACGGCGCAGGTCGGCACGATTTCCGCCAACGGCGAGAAAGAAATCGGCGAGATGATCTCGCAGGCCATGCAGAAGGTCGGCTCCGAGGGCGTGATCACGGTTGAGGAAGCCAAGGGCATCCAGACCGAGCTCGACGTCGTTGAGGGCATGCAGTTCGATCGCGGCTACATCTCCCCATACTTCGTGACCAACGCGGAGAAGATGACGGCTGATCTCGACAGCCCGTACATCCTTATCCACGAGAAGAAGCTGTCTTCCCTGCAGCCGATCCTGCCGCTGCTCGAGTCCGTCGTGCAGTCCGGCCGTCCGCTGGTCATCATCGCGGAAGACGTCGATGGCGAGGCTCTGGCAACGCTGGTCGTCAACAAGCTGCGTGGTGGTCTGAAGATCGCTGCCGTGAAGGCTCCGGGCTTCGGCGATCGCCGCAAGGCCATGCTGGAAGACATCGCCATCCTCACCGGTGGTCAGGTCATCAGCGAAGACCTCGGCATCAAGCTTGAGAACGTCACGCTGCCGATGCTCGGCACGGCGAAGAAGGTGCACATCTCGAAAGAGAACACCACAATCGTTGAGGGCGCTGGTAACCCGGACGACATCAAGGGTCGTTGCAACCAGATCCGCGCTCAGGTCGAGGAAACAACCTCTGACTACGACCGTGAGAAGCTGCAGGAGCGTCTTGCGAAGCTCGCCGGTGGCGTTGCTGTCATCCGCGTCGGTGGTTCCACCGAAATTGAGGTGAAAGAGCGCAAGGACCGCGTTGACGATGCGCTGCACGCAACCCGCGCTGCTGTTGAAGAAGGCATCGTTCCGGGCGGCGGCACGGCTCTGGCCCGCGCTTCCACGGCTCTCGGCCACCTGCACTACCACAACGAAGATCAGAAGGTCGGCGGCGAAATCATCCGCAAGGCTCTTCAGGCTCCGCTGCGTCAGATCGCGCACAATGCAGGTGAAGACGGCGCTGTCATCGCAGGCAAGGTTCTGGAAAACAGCACCTACACCTTCGGTTTCGACGCACAGGCTGGTGAGTACAAGGACCTCGTCGAGGCCGGTATCATCGACCCGATGAAGGTTGTCCGTACGGCTCTGCAGGACGCGGCTTCAGTTGCCGGTCTGCTGATCACCACGGAAGCCATGGTCGCCGAGCGTCCGGAGAAGAAAGCTCCGCCGATGCCGGGTGGCGGTGGAATGGGTGGCATGGGCGATATGGATTTCTGA
- a CDS encoding lysozyme inhibitor LprI family protein, with product MLCSVLCLHSRENRYYWQYSASHLINWEFCLYLKKNRTIYSPFPHITPGKSNAMKYNWIAVGLISGFLPTVSALAAGCATPRNAFDQVYCASNEFSQTDRDINAQYGTLRKLLNTDQQNKLKQGQLAWIKNRDEACSFAKPNGYYVNLSCAINMTQERLSFLKEQERNCRSTGCSDTEIGK from the coding sequence ATGCTTTGCTCAGTGCTCTGTTTGCATTCGAGAGAAAACAGATATTACTGGCAATACAGCGCCTCTCATCTTATAAACTGGGAGTTCTGTCTGTATTTAAAGAAAAACAGAACTATTTATTCACCTTTTCCACACATCACCCCAGGAAAGAGCAATGCCATGAAATATAACTGGATTGCGGTTGGCTTGATATCCGGCTTTCTGCCGACGGTCAGCGCCCTTGCCGCAGGCTGCGCCACGCCCCGGAATGCCTTCGATCAGGTTTACTGTGCAAGCAACGAGTTTTCGCAGACAGACCGCGATATCAACGCGCAATATGGCACGCTTCGCAAACTCCTGAATACCGACCAGCAGAACAAGCTCAAGCAGGGACAACTGGCGTGGATCAAGAATCGTGATGAAGCTTGCAGTTTTGCAAAGCCGAATGGCTATTATGTCAACCTGTCATGTGCCATCAACATGACCCAGGAGCGTCTTAGCTTTCTGAAAGAACAGGAAAGAAACTGCAGAAGCACTGGTTGCAGCGATACCGAAATCGGCAAGTAA